The following proteins are co-located in the Silene latifolia isolate original U9 population chromosome 1, ASM4854445v1, whole genome shotgun sequence genome:
- the LOC141606696 gene encoding arginine-specific demethylase JMJ22 — MLSCKSLLFKHKLFKNSKKKTKKKKKIKHIFHQNGTFNSTNNEQHLENPENDEIDEGFSLKSSAPSHNHGVQPLGNLYLSSNPHNSRDTGLGNLNILSDELVVDILGFLDGTHLGILSIVSKSLYVFCAHEPLWRNLVLESYKGGFLFNGSWRKTYVSACFPKFDVANVESWGGLVVRDFYSDYLFQSWLCANLEMKPEWVQRDNIRRRKAISVEEFVADFEELNKPVLLEGCMEDWVGLDKWDKDYLITTCGDVKFAVGPVEMKLEDYYRYSELTKEERPLYLFDPKFAEKVPALAKEYEVPVYFREDLFSVLGDERPDYRWLIIGPAGSGSSFHIDPNSTSAWNAVIKGSKKWILFPPDVIPPGVHPSPDGAEVACPVSIIEWFMNFYEATKNWEKRPIECVCKAGEVIFVPNGWWHLVINLEESIAITQNYVSRRNLLNVLEFLKKPNANELVSGTRDRVNLHHKFKSAIESSFPGTIDRLERKAEEQKKKRSFWDTISDNSAGAFKFSF; from the exons ATGCTAAGCTGCAAAAGTTTGCTCTTCAAACACAAATTATTCAAAAACAGCAAGAAAAAAaccaaaaagaagaagaaaatcaAGCATATCTTTCACCAAAATGGTACCTTTAATTCGACCAATAATGAACAACATTTAGAAAATCCTGAAAATGATGAAATTGATGAAGGCTTTAGCCTAAAATCATCAGCCCCTTCACATAATCATGGAGTTCAACCATTGGGTAATCTTTATCTTAGCTCAAATCCCCATAATTCTAGAGATACTGGCTTAGGTAACTTAAATATACTTAGTGATGAACTTGTTGTTGATATTTTAGGGTTTTTAGATGGTACCCATTTGGGTATTTTATCAATTGTTAGCAAATCTTTGTATGTATTCTGTGCCCATGAACCATTATGGAGGAATTTGGTGTTGGAATCATATAAAGGTGGGTTCTTGTTTAATGGGTCATGGAGAAAAACTTATGTTTCTGCTTGTTTTCCTAAGTTTGATGTTGCAAATGTTGAATCTTGGGGTGGTTTGGTTGTTAGAGATTTTTATTCTGATTATTTGTTTCAAAGTTGGTTGTGTGCTAATCTTGAGATGAAGCCTGAATGGGTTCAAAGGGATAATATACGGCGTAGAAAGGCGATTTCTGTTGAGGAATTTGTAGCGGATTTTGAAGAATTAAATAAGCCGGTGTTGTTGGAAGGTTGTATGGAGGATTGGGTTGGTTTGGATAAGTGGGATAAGGATTATTTGATTACGACGTGTGGGGATGTTAAGTTTGCTGTTGGTCCTGTGGAGATGAAGTTGGAGGATTACTATAGGTATTCTGAGTTGACTAAGGAAGAGCGACCATTGTATTTGTTTGATCCAAAGTTTGCGGAGAAAGTGCCTGCATTGGCGAAAGAGTATGAAGTTCCTGTGTACTTTCGAGAGGATTTGTTTTCTGTGTTGGGTGATGAGAGGCCTGATTACAGATGGTTGATAATCGGGCCTGCTGGTTCGGGATCCTCTTTTCATATTGATCCTAATTCGACATCCGCATGGAATGCTGTGATTAAAGGGTCGAAGAAGTGGATATTGTTCCCTCCGGATGTTATACCTCCTGGGGTCCACCCTAGCCCTGATGGTGCCGAAGTGGCATGTCCAGTTTCCATAATTGAGTGGTTCATGAACTTCTATGAAGCTACTAAAAATTGGGAGAAGAGACCAATTGAGTGTGTTTGCAAAGCTGGTGAGGTCATATTTGTGCCTAATGGATGGTGGCATTTGGTCATCAATTTAGAAGAGTCAATTGCGATCACACAGAATTATGTTAGCAG GAGAAATTTACTGAATGTATTGGAGTTCCTGAAGAAGCCAAATGCCAATGAGCTCGTATCAGGAACGAGGGACCGTGTGAACCTCCACCACAAGTTCAAAAGTGCAATCGAGTCTTCTTTTCCGGGGACTATTGATCGGCTTGAAAGAAAAGCTGAAGAACAGAAGAAGAAACGATCTTTTTGGGATACTATATCAGATAACAGCGCTGGAGCTTTCAAGTTTTCATTCTAG